One genomic region from Tripterygium wilfordii isolate XIE 37 chromosome 20, ASM1340144v1, whole genome shotgun sequence encodes:
- the LOC119987072 gene encoding phosphomevalonate kinase, peroxisomal-like, producing the protein MAVVASAPGKVLITGGYLILERPNAGIVLSTNARFYAIVKPLHEEIKPDSWAWAWTDVKLTSPQLSRESMYKLSLKNLMLQCVSSSELRNPFVEQAVQYAVAAAHATFDKPKKDVLQKLLLQGLDITVLGSNDFYSYRNQIESCGLPLTPEALAMLPPFTSISFNTDDSNRGNYKPEVAKTGLGSSAAMTTAVVAALLHYLGVVDLSSLSGEKHKETNDSQDLDLVHIIAQSAHCIAQGKVGSGFDVSSAVYGSQRYVRFSPEVLSTAQNAAKVLPLQDFILDILKGKWDHERKRFSLPPLMTLLLGEPGTGGSSTPSMVGSVKKWQKSDPQKSHEMWIRLSEANFALETQLSMLSRLAEECWDVYKHVISTCSRLRSEKWVEQAKEPNQEVIIKALLGARGAMLDIRNHMRQMGEAAGIPIEPNSQTQLLDATMSMEGVLLAGVPGAGGFDAIFTVALGDSSSYIAKIWSSINVLALLVREDPYGVSLESGDPRIQEVSSAISSVHIE; encoded by the exons ATGGCTGT AGTTGCTTCTGCTCCTGGGAAGGTATTGATTACTGGGGGTTATCTTATTTTAGAGAGACCGAATGCTGGAATTGTACTTAGTACAAATGCCCGATTCTATGCGATTGTGAAACCGCTTCATGAAGAAATTAAGCCTGATAGCTGGGCATGG GCCTGGACAGATGTGAAATTGACATCTCCTCAACTCTCGAGAGAAAGTATGTATAAGTTGTCACTGAAAAATTTGATGCTTCAGTGTGTCTCTTCAAG TGAATTGAGAAACCCTTTTGTGGAACAAGCAGTGCAATATGCTGTAGCAGCTGCGCATGCAACATTTGATAAACCTAAGAAGGATGTCTTGCAGAAACTACTACTGCAAG GTCTTGATATCACGGTCTTAGGTAGCAATGACTTCTATTCGTATCGCAATCAG ATTGAATCATGTGGACTGCCCTTGACACCTGAAGCGCTTGCAATGCTCCCTCCTTTCACATCAATAAGTTTCAACACAGATGATTCTAATAGAGGAAATTACAAGCCTGAGGTTGCAAAAACTGGGTTGGGCTCCTCTGCAGCAATGACAACTGCTGTTGTTGCTGCATTACTTCATTACCTTGGAGTGGTTGATCTTTCCTCTTTGTCTggagaaaaacacaaagaaacaaaTGATTCTCAAGATCTTGATTTAGTCCATATAATAGCTCAAAGCGCCCACTGTATTGCACAAGGAAAAGTTGGCAGTGGGTTTGATGTCAGTTCTGCGGTTTATGGAAGTCAGCGTTATGTTCGGTTTTCACCTGAAGTGCTTTCTACTGCtcag AATGCAGCAAAAGTATTACCATTACAGGACTTCATTCTTGACATCCTAAAAGGAAAATGGGACCATGAAAGGAAAAGGTTTTCTTTACCACCATTGATGACTCTT CTACTAGGGGAACCTGGAACTGGTGGATCGTCCACACCATCAATGGTGGGTTCTGTGAAAAAGTGGCAAAAGTCTGACCCTCAAAAATCGCATGAAATGTGGATAAGGTTGTCAGAGGCCAACTTTGCACTTGAAACACAACTTAGCATGCTAAGCAGACTTGCTGAGGAATGTTGGGATGTGTATAAACATGTCATAAGCACCTGCAGCAGGCTTAGGTCTGAGAAG TGGGTGGAGCAAGCCAAAGAGCCAAACCAAGAGGTAATCATAAAAGCACTGTTAGGAGCAAGAGGTGCCATGCTTGATATTAGGAACCATATGCGTCAGATGGGTGAGGCTGCTGGTATTCCG ATAGAACCCAATTCACAAACTCAGCTTTTGGATGCTACTATGAGCATGGAAGGAGTTCTGTTGGCTGGAGTTCCCGGAGCAGGTGGTTTTGATGCAATATTCACTGTTGCCTTGGGGGATTCTAGCAGCTACATAGCAAAAATCTGGAGTTCTATCAATGTTCTAGCGCTATTAGTTAGAGAAGATCCTTATGGTGTTTCTTTAGAAAGTGGAGATCCGCGAATTCAAGAAGTTTCATCAGCAATTTCTTCAGTTCATATTGAGTAA